One stretch of Prunus persica cultivar Lovell chromosome G1, Prunus_persica_NCBIv2, whole genome shotgun sequence DNA includes these proteins:
- the LOC18792044 gene encoding thaumatin-like protein 1b, protein MDLNLMAIFHFSSLYITLILFTICKGIAGATFTIINKCDYTVWPGILSNAGSSRLDSTGLQLQHGASRSFQSPPNWSGRFWARTGCNFDPTTGQGTCTTGDCGSNQVECNGAGANPPATLAEFTIGGSDNQDFYDVSLVDGYNLPMMVEPSGGSGSCLSTGCATDLNQRCPAELRVGDGAACKSACEAFGSPEYCCNGAFGTPDTCKPSVYSEMFKAACPRSYSYAYDDASSTFTCTGADYTITFCPSTTSQKSASTSTTTSNGSGQTTTTTNNGSGGGSGTTGEVPAVVGNSNSPPPWFPNFFTGDSTKTLSSSALYTSLVATLFLFLSLSLLHS, encoded by the exons ATGGATCTGAATCTGATGGCCATcttccatttttcttctttgtacaTCACCCTCATTTTGTTTACAATTTGCAAAG GCATAGCGGGAGCTACATTTACAATCATAAACAAGTGCGACTACACTGTATGGCCCGGAATTCTATCCAATGCCGGCAGTAGCAGATTAGACAGCACCGGCCTCCAACTCCAACACGGCGCCTCCCGTTCATTTCAATCCCCACCCAACTGGTCAGGCCGATTCTGGGCTCGAACCGGTTGTAACTTCGACCCCACCACCGGTCAGGGCACCTGCACCACCGGAGACTGCGGCTCCAACCAAGTCGAGTGCAATGGCGCCGGCGCTAACCCACCAGCCACTCTCGCCGAGTTCACGATCGGCGGCTCCGACAACCAGGATTTCTACGACGTCAGCTTAGTGGACGGCTACAACTTACCCATGATGGTGGAGCCGAGCGGCGGGTCGGGTAGTTGTTTGTCGACTGGGTGCGCAACGGACTTGAACCAGCGGTGCCCGGCTGAGTTACGGGTCGGGGACGGCGCGGCGTGTAAGAGTGCGTGTGAGGCTTTTGGGAGCCCGGAGTATTGTTGCAACGGCGCGTTTGGTACCCCCGACACTTGTAAGCCGTCGGTTTATTCGGAGATGTTTAAAGCCGCGTGTCCTAGATCGTATAGCTACGCGTATGACGATGCCAGCAGTACATTTACTTGTACTGGAGCTGATTACACCATAACATTCTGCCCTTCCACAACAag TCAAAAATCTGCAAGTACGTCTACAACAACAAGTAATGGGTCGGGGCAGACAACAACCACAACAAATAACGGGTCTGGAGGTGGGAGTGGGACGACAGGGGAGGTCCCTGCGGTGGTGGGAAACAGTAACAGTCCTCCTCCATGGTTTCCGAACTTTTTCACTGGAGACTCAACGAAGaccctttcttcttctgctcTTTACACTTCATTGGTTGCCActttatttctctttctttctctatcGTTGCTTCATTCTTAG
- the LOC18790695 gene encoding thaumatin-like protein 1 encodes MAPLASLLVSLLTILGLFTSGVLSTTFTMVNKCEYTVWPGILTNAGVPPLPTTGFALQKGETKTISAPTSWGGRFWGRTLCSQDSTGKFSCVTGDCGSGKVECAGNGAAPPATLAEFTLDGSGGLDFFDVSLVDGYNLPMLVVPQGGSGTNCSNTGCVVDLNGLCPSELKVTSADGREGVACKSACEAFQQPQYCCSGAYGTPDTCKPSSYSQIFKNACPHAYSYAYDDRTSTFTCAAADYTITFCPSPSTSKKASQGQNTQPQPTNTTTGTGTPSSTSSSPEPINNTMEYEGASYDQSEASSSTRTTSHAIAGLVTVALAIQLLSQLFF; translated from the exons ATGGCTCCATTAGCATCATTGTTGGTGTCCCTGTTAACCATACTTGGGCTATTCACATCAG GAGTTCTTTCAACCACATTCACAATGGTGAACAAGTGCGAGTACACAGTTTGGCCGGGCATTCTCACCAACGCCGGCGTGCCTCCCCTTCCGACCACCGGCTTTGCTCTCCAAAAGGGCGAGACCAAGACCATCTCTGCTCCAACCTCCTGGGGCGGCCGCTTCTGGGGCCGAACCCTCTGCTCCCAAGACTCCACCGGCAAATTCTCCTGCGTCACAGGCGATTGCGGCTCCGGCAAAGTAGAATGCGCCGGTAACGGCGCTGCCCCGCCCGCCACTCTCGCTGAGTTCACCCTCGACGGCTCCGGCGGCCTCGATTTCTTTGACGTCAGCCTCGTCGACGGTTACAACCTCCCTATGTTGGTGGTCCCACAGGGCGGCAGTGGGACCAACTGTTCGAACACCGGCTGCGTGGTCGATCTCAACGGCCTTTGCCCTTCCGAGCTCAAGGTCACCAGCGCCGACGGCAGAGAAGGCGTGGCCTGCAAGAGCGCGTGCGAGGCGTTTCAACAGCCGCAGTACTGTTGCAGCGGCGCGTATGGTACACCGGACACTTGCAAGCCGTCATCCTACTCTCAGATATTCAAGAACGCTTGTCCACATGCTTACAGTTACGCATACGACGATAGGACCAGCACCTTCACATGTGCTGCTGCGGATTACACCATCACTTTCTGCCCCTCGCCTAGCACCAG CAAGAAAGCGTCTCAGGGACAGAACACACAGCCACAGCCTACAAATACTACTACAGGTACAGGTACACCGTCGTCTACAAGCAGCTCACCGGAGCCGATAAACAACACAATGGAATACGAAGGTGCCTCGTACGATCAAAGCGAAGCATCGTCGTCCACGCGTACTACATCACATGCAATTGCGGGTTTGGTTACCGTCGCGCTGGCCATTCAGCTGCTGTCGCAGCTCTTCTTCTAA